The sequence GGTTCTTGATGTTCGCCGGGTCGTTGGCGAACAGCGAGACGCTCCACTCGTGGTCGTCGAAGCCGATGCTGCCGGCGGTGATCTGGCTGACCTTCCCGCCGTAACTGCGACCGATGTCACCGTGAGAGCTCATGTGTTCCGACCGGTCCTCGAACGGCAGGTCGTACCAGTTGTACTCCGGATCGCGACGCTTCGACATCGGGTAGAAGTTGACGTACTCGGCGTCGGGGATCTGCGGGTAGAGCTTCTGCTCGAGGTAGCGCTTGAGGCCGGTGTTTTCGACCTCTTCGTCCTCCTCGAAGTAGGCGTCGGTGACGTAGTCGGACACCTCGGCGACCGAGATATAGGAGTCGGCGCGCTCGGTGAACTCGGCGAAGGCCGTGCCGTCGAACCGCCGCCCGAGGCGTTCGACCTCGGCCATCGTCGGCCGGATGTGCATGACGAGCAAGTCGACCTCGTGGCCGAGCATGGCGAACGTCGCCGAGTCGCCTTCCTCGGCGTCGACGACGGCCTCGCAATCGTCGAGGAAGGCCGCTCCCTCCTCCAGTGCGCGCTCGCGGACGTGATCCGGGGCCGCCCGCCAGGCGTCCCAGTCGACGGTCCGGAAGTCGTGCAGGATGTACCAGCCTTCTTTGGTTCGCGGTGGGGTCCGTCGTTCCATGACCGGTGGGTTGGTCCGCGACCGATAAGAAGGGTCTGCTTCGATCCCGGTTCGCTGGAGCCGACTCGAACGCCGTCGATCGCGCCGGCCAGTGATCGCCGTCGAAGGTTCCCGTCCCGAATTGCTGGCGTCAGAAACCCTTTAGGGCCGCCCCCGTAACTCCGGGCCAATGCGGAAGAGTGGGCCGCCGAAGGGGCTGATCGCGTATCTCGTCCTCGAGTTGCTCGAGGAAAAACCACGGTACGGCTACGAGGTACTCAAGGAAATCTGTGAGATCAGCGGCGGCCACTGGGAGCCCTCCTACGGGTCTGTCTACCCGATTCTCTACAAGTTCGAGGAGGAAGGGTGGGCCGAGCGAATCGACCGCGAGGACGAACCCGACCGGAAGTACTTCGAGTTGACCGACGCCGGCCGCGAGGAACTGGCCGACCGCCGGGAACGGTGTCCGACGGACGCCGTCGAGTTCGCCGACGTCATTCTGGGGTACGTCCACGTCTACGCCGCGTTCGCGACCGACGATCGGTTCGAGATCCCCCACCGCGAGGGCACCTGGCGATTCGACGAGACGTTCAACGCCTGGCTGGTCGAGCAGGTGATCCGCCACCACGAGCACTACTTCGACACCGAGTTCGAACGGCTCGAGGACAGCCCCGAGGAGTTCTACGACCGCCACGACGTCGACGAGGAGGAGCGAAGCGGTCGGTGACTGCTGTCTCACCGGTCGAGTCCCACGTCGGCGGACGAGTTAGCTCGCGAGCAACCACGGGATGAACAGCATCGCGAGGAAGCTAAACAGCATGGTGAGTCCGACCGTCGTCGTCACGGCCCGCACCATTCCGCGGGTGGCATCGATTGGTAGCCTCGAGAGGATGGCCTCCGTGGTGGTCCGGAGGATGTGCCCGCCGTCGAGCGGGAACGCCGGGATGAGGTTGAAAAAGCCCAGCTGAACGTTGATCCAGCCGGTCCAGAACAGCAGGTTCGCGATAACGAAGACGGTCCCGTCGCCGAGACCGGCGAGTGGTCCCGTCGCGACGAAGAAGTTCTCGATCCCGCCGGTAAAGCCCGCGAAGTTGTACGGGAGCAAGTCGACGACGCCCGCGATCGGCAGCAACAGTGCGATCGCAACCTTCCCGAGGAACGAGTCGGTCAGGCTGGTGAAACTCCCGTCGCCCTCGCCGCCGAGCATGACGAGGAACTCCTCTGCCGGGTAGAGCTGGATGCCGATCGGCGAGAAGTCGACGCCAGAGGTACCACCAAGGGGAGTGACGCCGAGGAACGCGGTCCCGGACTGGCGGGTGTGTTCGCCGAGCGTCACCGTCGTCTCGAGGCGCTCGTCGTCGAGGTAGCCGGCGACGACGACCTCGTCGCCGGGTTCGTGTTCGCCGATGAGCGCGTCGACGTCCTCGTAGGAGTGGACGCGTTCGTCGGCGAACTGTGTGATGACGAACGGCTCGTCGATCGTTCCGTAGTCGGCCTCGAGCGCCGATTCGAGTGGACCGTCGTCGACGACCGAGACGGCACCGCCGATCGGGATCTCTCGTTCTTCGGTGTCGCCGTCGTCGGTCGGCTCGACGGTGAGTGTCACGCGTTCTTCGTCGCCGATGGCCGCGAAGAAGTCGGATTCGGTCTCGACCGATTCGCCGTCGACGGCGACGATTACGTCACCGGACTCGAGGTCCACCGGTGCACCGCCCGGCGGTGCGATCACCTGGAGTTCGCGGTCCATCTCGAGTGTCTCGTCGCCGTTGACCTCGAGGGAGATCGTCTCGCCGTCGAGGGCATCGAATCGCTCGACGAGATCCTCGTTGTCGTCGACGGGGTCGCCTTCGAGGGCGGTGATTCGGTCGCCGGGTTCGATGCCGGCCTGGTCGGCGGGTGTGCCGGGTTCGACGCCGCCGACGGCCGCGCCGGGGGCGACGGCGATCGAGCCGGCGATGGGGCCGAACAGCAGTGCGAACACGATAATCGTCACGAGAAAGTTGGCGGTAACGCCGGCGGCGAACATCCGGGTCTGGCCACCTCTCGAGGCCTCCTTGCTGCTCTCGTGGTCGGGTTCGACGAACGCGCCGAAGGGGATGATCGCGAGCATGGCGACGCCCATCGACTCGATCTCGATGTCTTCGACGCGACAGAGCAGGCCGTGAGCGCCTTCGTGGACGACGAGGCCGACCAGGAGGCCGAAGACGATACCGGGGGCCGCAGATAGTGGCAGGAAGTCGTTGACGCCGGGGATCACGAGCACGTTCCGGGGCGTCTGGACCTCGCTCGCGGCGGGTTCGGGTGAAGAGAAGGCGGCGATGGCCGCGAGCAGGAGGAAGCCGAACATCGCGACCATGACGACGAGGCTGACGCCGATGCCGACGTTGGCGAACGCCCGCCAGAAGCGCTTCGGGCCCGAGAGCCAGTCCAGAAATTCACGACCGCGTTTGGTGTGGAAGGTGAGAATCGGGCCCTGCGTTCCGACGTAGTCGGGCAAGAGGTCGGCGTTTCGCAGGCCGATGACCGCGGCCCAGTAGATGCCGAGTCCGAGCACGACCCACGTCAGGGTTTCGGACCCGAAGAGTTCGGGAAGTGAAATGAGGGCGGGGAAGCCGGACTCCATCGATGGTACGTCAGGGGGGCGCGCTCAAATGGCTTTTGTCTGGTGTTCGGACGCGACCCGTTCACTCCGGCTGGTCTTTCCACTCGCCGATTCCCGACGGATCGAGGTGGACGTGGGCGTCGCCAACGCCCTCTACGTTCCGGAGCCGACTTGCCAGTGCAGACTCGATGTCGTGGGCCCGGCGAAACGACATGTCGCCGTCGACTTCGACGTGGACTTCCACCTCGAGCACGGGGCCGTCGTAGAAGACGGTGAGGTCGTGGACGCCCTCGACGTCGGGGTGCTTGCGGAGGGCGTTCGTGATCTCGGCGCGTTTTTTCGAGGAGGGAGCCGCGCCGACCAGATAGTCGACGTTCTCGCGCCCGATCTCGACGCCCTGGTAGACGACCAGCAGGCTGACGAGGCCACCCGCGAGCGGGTCGAGGAGTGGCTGGCCGAGCATCACGCCGAGGATGCCGACGACCGCTGCGATCGAGGTGTAGATGTCGTTCAGACAGTCGACCGCCAGCGCGTCGAGTGCGGTCGAACCGATGTCGGCGTTGACGTACTCGGTATAGCGGTAGACGAGGTACATATCGACGATCGCGAACGCCAGTGCGCCGAGCAGGAGTGGGCTGGCGACGGGTGGCTCGAGTTCGAGGAGCCCCTGTACCGACTCGTAGAGCAAGAGGAGGCCGAGCAGGGCGATGATCGCGCCGACGAACAGCGCGGTGAGCGGTTCGATCCGGTCGTGGCCGTGGGGGTGGGTGTCGTCCGGGGCGTCGAACGACCGGCGGCCCCAGACGAGCACGACGAGGCTGGCCGCGAGGTCGGCGACCGAGTGGGCCGCGTCGGCGAGCAGGGCGACGCTGCCGAAGGCCAGCCCGACGGCTCCCTCGACGACGATCTTGGCGGCGTTGCCGACGACGTTGACCGCCGCCGCCTTCGTAAACCCGTCCCGTCCGACGGCCTCGCTCATTGCCTGGTTTAGAGCGAGTCTAAACTTGGGTCTTTTCCTTCGCGCTCGTCGACGGCCGGACTGGCTCGAGTATGTCGGCGAGTAGTCGTCTGGCCCGTCTGTGGACCGTGCCGGTGCGTTCGATGCCCGGAGCTGGGTGAGTCGAGTTGCCAGATTCCAATCCGCAACGATCATACCGTTCCCGTGAGAATTCGGCCGTAACCGGGCGATGGGGCCCGCCCGACCCAACCGCCGATTCCCGTCTCGAGCGGGCGGCTGACGGTCCCTGTCCTGCTGGCGACGGCAGTCGCCGTGACCACCGTGACAGACCGACACCCACTCGTCCGACTCGAGACGCTCGCCCTCGTCGGTATCGGCGGCTTCGCCGGTGCGAACCTCCGTTTTTTCGCGGTCGGTTCCCTGCCCGACGACCTCGGGATCTTGCTCGCGAACGTCGTCGGCAGTGCGATCCTCGGCTTCCTGGTCTACGAGGCCCAGTACGCAGACGTCCTGGACCGCCGCGCCAGACTCGCGTTTACGACCGGATTCCTCTCGTCGCTGACGACCTACAGCGGCTTCGCGCTCGGAATCGCCGACGCACCGACGCTCTGGCTCGCGCTCGCCATCCTCGCCGGCAACTACGTACTCGGTTTCACGGGCGTTCTCGTCGGCCGTGCCGTCGCCTTCCGGGTGAGCGGCCTCGAGCCTACCGAACCAGCCACCGGCCCGACTCGAGGTGATGGTGGATGAACGACGTCGTATTCGCGCTCGGCCTGTCTCTCCTGGCGCTCGAGCCCGAACCGGCTCACCTCGTCGGCACCGGCGGGGCGATCGGTGCGATCTGTCGTCACTGGGTGTACCTCCAGTTGTCGTCGGAGAAGTACCCGATCCCGACGTTCCTCGTCAACGTCGTCGGGAGTTTCGGCCTCGGACTGCTCGCCTTCGGCGGGGCGAGCGAGTCGACGGTTCAGCTGCTCGGACTCGGGGCCTGCGGGGCGTTCACCACGTTCTCGTCGTTCTCCGTAGAGACGGTCCAGATATGGGAACGGGGCGACCGTGTGCTGGCGGTCCTCGTCGCCGTCGGAAACCTCGCCGGTGCACTCGCCGGCGTCGCGCTGGCGTGGGGCCTCGTGGGCGCGCTCGCCTGATCCGTCCTCCTCCCCTCTCAACTCTCTCGCAACCGCTCGAGGTGCTCTCCGATGGCGTCGAGTTCCCTCGTCTGGCGATCGGTCGCCGATCCGATGGTCTCGATCTCCTCGGCGATTTTCGTGGCCCCCTCGAGCACGTCGTCGGTCATGCTCGCGACTTCCTCCGTACTCGCCGCGAGATCGTCGGTCGCCGTGGCCACCTCGCGGGTTCCCGCAGTCGCCTCGTCGACGGTCGTCTCGATCTCTTCCAGCCGATCGACGGTCTCGGTGACGTTGTCGACCCCCCGCGAGACCGCCTCGTTGGCCGCCTCGAGGTGGTCGACCGTCGAGTTTGTGTGCTTCTGGATCGCCGTGACCATGCGTTCGATCGACTTGGCCTCGGTCTGGGACTCCTCGGCCAGCGACTTCACCTCGTCTGCGACGACCGCGAAGCCGTCCCCGGCCTCGCCCGCCGTCGCGGCCTCGATCGAGGCGTTGAGCGCGAGCAGGTTCGTCTGGTCGGCGATGTCGTTGATCACCGCCACGATCTCGTCGATCTGCCTGACGCTCTCCTCGAGTTCGTCGACCGTCGCCGTGACCTCGTCGGCGGTCGTCTCGACGGTTTCCATCTCCTCGATCGCCTCGCCTGCGGTGGTGGTCGCGCGGCCGGCAGCGTCGGCTGCCTCCTCGGTCGTCGCGTTCACCTCCTCTGCCGTCGACGCGATCTCCTCGACGGTGGCGCTCACGTTCGACACCTCGCCGGCTGTTTCGGCCATGGCGTCTGCTTGCTCGTTCGCGAGTTCCTGAATGTCTGTTGCCGTCTCCGCAACGTCGCTCGAGGTCTCTCGCAGGTCGTCGACGGAGTCGTTCACCGACGCCGCGATCCGCCGCTTGTTCTCGAGGGCCTCGCTGTCCTGACTGTAGGAGTGGAGGTACGTGTCGTTGACCACCTGCATGTCGAGGTTCGTCCCCCGGATGACGGCCGCGAGGTCATCGAAACCGTCGTCGATCGCGTCCTCGACGGCTGCCGTGGCCGCTGCTGGATCGTCCGCATCTGCGAGTGCTGCCCGGGCCCGCTCGTTCGTCGCCGCCTGCAGTTCCTCGAGAAAGAGGATCGCGAGGTTCGCGAACATCCCCCCGAAGTAGTACAGCGGCATCTCCAGACGATCGTGGAGTCGCCCGATCCGGGCTCTGTGCGTGTAATATCGACGGTCGTAGGTCCCGCCGGTGAGCGTCTCGAGGTAGCCCTCGACGATCTGGCGGAGGGCCCGTTGGTCGCGTGGCGACCGCTCGAGCACCTCCTGCGTTCGGTCGTACGCGAGAAGTGGCCCGAGGAATGCGTCGACGAGATCCTCACGTCGATCCGTCACGACGTCGTTGAGTCCCTCGAGTCGGCTGGCGTCCTCGTCGGTGAAGCCGACGAACTCCTGACGCCAGCGAACGTTTTCGTCGGTGAGACCGATCTCCGTCGTCAGATCGACGGCGTCGTAGTCCATCCCGATCGATTCCCCAGCAGCGACGGATTCCCCCGGCTCTGGTACGCGCATGGTGTACCATCAGATAACTTTTGTATAAGTGTGCTGGCCGGTAGTGGGAACAAAACGAAATACTGAATAAATCCACGGGATGGCTTCTCTCGAGGCAACTACGCCGCTCCCGTCAAATGACGGGGTCGGCAGACCACTCCTGAAAGAAAACGTATGTGTCCGCGCTACAGCAGTTCTTGAAGCAACACTGCGGCGAGCCCGAAGTAGATCACGAGCGCCGTGACGTCCTTGACGGTCGTGATCAGCGGATCCGAGGCGGCCGCCGGGTCGAAGCCGAGTTTGTTCATCAGCCACGGAATGACGTAGCCGACGACGGAGGCGACCACGCAGACCGAGACGAGTGCGATGAAGACGACTACCGCGATCGTTCCGGCGTTCGGGTCACCCGCCCAGGTCCGCCAGCCGAAGGCAGCCAGTGCACCGATGCCACCGATGATGAGGCCGATGATGAAGCCGATGAGCCCTTCACGGCCGAAGTGACGCATCGCGTTCCGGTCGTCGATGTGACCCAGCGCGAGGCCGCGGACGAAGATCGTCGACGCCTGCGTGCCGACGTTGCCGCCCATGTCCATGATCACTGGAACGAAGAAGGCCAGCGCAACGACGGCCTCGAGCGTGTCCTC is a genomic window of Natrarchaeobaculum aegyptiacum containing:
- a CDS encoding PadR family transcriptional regulator, whose translation is MRKSGPPKGLIAYLVLELLEEKPRYGYEVLKEICEISGGHWEPSYGSVYPILYKFEEEGWAERIDREDEPDRKYFELTDAGREELADRRERCPTDAVEFADVILGYVHVYAAFATDDRFEIPHREGTWRFDETFNAWLVEQVIRHHEHYFDTEFERLEDSPEEFYDRHDVDEEERSGR
- a CDS encoding site-2 protease family protein, translated to MESGFPALISLPELFGSETLTWVVLGLGIYWAAVIGLRNADLLPDYVGTQGPILTFHTKRGREFLDWLSGPKRFWRAFANVGIGVSLVVMVAMFGFLLLAAIAAFSSPEPAASEVQTPRNVLVIPGVNDFLPLSAAPGIVFGLLVGLVVHEGAHGLLCRVEDIEIESMGVAMLAIIPFGAFVEPDHESSKEASRGGQTRMFAAGVTANFLVTIIVFALLFGPIAGSIAVAPGAAVGGVEPGTPADQAGIEPGDRITALEGDPVDDNEDLVERFDALDGETISLEVNGDETLEMDRELQVIAPPGGAPVDLESGDVIVAVDGESVETESDFFAAIGDEERVTLTVEPTDDGDTEEREIPIGGAVSVVDDGPLESALEADYGTIDEPFVITQFADERVHSYEDVDALIGEHEPGDEVVVAGYLDDERLETTVTLGEHTRQSGTAFLGVTPLGGTSGVDFSPIGIQLYPAEEFLVMLGGEGDGSFTSLTDSFLGKVAIALLLPIAGVVDLLPYNFAGFTGGIENFFVATGPLAGLGDGTVFVIANLLFWTGWINVQLGFFNLIPAFPLDGGHILRTTTEAILSRLPIDATRGMVRAVTTTVGLTMLFSFLAMLFIPWLLAS
- a CDS encoding cation diffusion facilitator family transporter, with the translated sequence MSEAVGRDGFTKAAAVNVVGNAAKIVVEGAVGLAFGSVALLADAAHSVADLAASLVVLVWGRRSFDAPDDTHPHGHDRIEPLTALFVGAIIALLGLLLLYESVQGLLELEPPVASPLLLGALAFAIVDMYLVYRYTEYVNADIGSTALDALAVDCLNDIYTSIAAVVGILGVMLGQPLLDPLAGGLVSLLVVYQGVEIGRENVDYLVGAAPSSKKRAEITNALRKHPDVEGVHDLTVFYDGPVLEVEVHVEVDGDMSFRRAHDIESALASRLRNVEGVGDAHVHLDPSGIGEWKDQPE
- a CDS encoding fluoride efflux transporter FluC, whose amino-acid sequence is MTDRHPLVRLETLALVGIGGFAGANLRFFAVGSLPDDLGILLANVVGSAILGFLVYEAQYADVLDRRARLAFTTGFLSSLTTYSGFALGIADAPTLWLALAILAGNYVLGFTGVLVGRAVAFRVSGLEPTEPATGPTRGDGG
- a CDS encoding fluoride efflux transporter FluC: MNDVVFALGLSLLALEPEPAHLVGTGGAIGAICRHWVYLQLSSEKYPIPTFLVNVVGSFGLGLLAFGGASESTVQLLGLGACGAFTTFSSFSVETVQIWERGDRVLAVLVAVGNLAGALAGVALAWGLVGALA
- a CDS encoding globin-coupled sensor protein; translation: MRVPEPGESVAAGESIGMDYDAVDLTTEIGLTDENVRWRQEFVGFTDEDASRLEGLNDVVTDRREDLVDAFLGPLLAYDRTQEVLERSPRDQRALRQIVEGYLETLTGGTYDRRYYTHRARIGRLHDRLEMPLYYFGGMFANLAILFLEELQAATNERARAALADADDPAAATAAVEDAIDDGFDDLAAVIRGTNLDMQVVNDTYLHSYSQDSEALENKRRIAASVNDSVDDLRETSSDVAETATDIQELANEQADAMAETAGEVSNVSATVEEIASTAEEVNATTEEAADAAGRATTTAGEAIEEMETVETTADEVTATVDELEESVRQIDEIVAVINDIADQTNLLALNASIEAATAGEAGDGFAVVADEVKSLAEESQTEAKSIERMVTAIQKHTNSTVDHLEAANEAVSRGVDNVTETVDRLEEIETTVDEATAGTREVATATDDLAASTEEVASMTDDVLEGATKIAEEIETIGSATDRQTRELDAIGEHLERLRES